The Pongo abelii isolate AG06213 chromosome 20, NHGRI_mPonAbe1-v2.0_pri, whole genome shotgun sequence genome window below encodes:
- the LOC129051806 gene encoding olfactory receptor 1L4-like: MSCFALTVLSYIRILATVVQIRSAAGCRKAFSTCSPHLGMVLLFYGTCSSAYMRPTTRYSPLEGRLAAVFYSILIPTLNPLIYSLRNQDTKRALRKLYLQCLS; this comes from the exons ATGAGCTGCTTTGCCCTCACCGTCCTCTCTTACATCCGCATCTTGGCCACAGTGGTTCAGATCCGTTCAGCAGCCGGCTGCCGGAAGGCCTTCTCCACCTGTTCTCCCCACCTGGGCATGGTGCTCCTCTTCTATGGCACCTGCAGCTCTGCCTACATGCGACCCACCACCCGCTACTCCCCGCTGGAAGGGCGCTTGGCTGCTGTCTTCTACTCCATCCTCATACCCACCCTGAATCCGCTCATCTACAGCCTGAGGAACCAGGACACGAAGAGAGCCCTGCGGAAGCTCTATCTCCAG TGTTTGTCCTAA